In Vespa crabro chromosome 7, iyVesCrab1.2, whole genome shotgun sequence, a single window of DNA contains:
- the LOC124425727 gene encoding uncharacterized protein LOC124425727 isoform X4, giving the protein MTTFMCHFASNGTTAPFHLHPLRGILRSSDHRFVISGNALKLAAYISAGGLHGEVRFEQKTEKSIRIRFALQTTLQYPDQQWFWSITQFPVDYTVIDDRCSRRHLGESIIDLTDLVGPLEMPGNETGSVEVPGVTLTGEKGLWGKGLLLKDSYTSRIICASITVFEKNTEKFAEARFYGPVAGTVWFRWLGGQAGDNTTDTIIYADLHHINNQKLQIDYTEHHWKIYVTDIFNIGKDKSSCNILQTVFDPDNAGPGKSIGDVDMRLGKIKVAVKQNPKYKTSYRDPELSLLPADLLGPHRLLYLVIFHPTHDDSFLACAKINHRKPILAKTLISSRGIKGEMTLSQETPFNPTWINISLTPVNLETRLRYATKVAYYRIHELPPEPAKFLEDIGEPCLTTKNMYNPTKIDEKTVPPAGLGTQDQYSIGDLSGKLQGRKEGSYHTDILPGSAKLHGIYWDVYLPLSGIHSIVHRSLVIHKYNETDNKGIIPWVCGTFALHLPQNAGQIPMFTAQVIFRYPIVGKIIFRQPKNNPEADTTIIIENLVHADGSALNNSAEHRWMVHDNPPGKDYYNWTGRCLSAGAPYNPHKVDWDPNHTKYCSTVEVSLCRLGDLTRHGKLEIAGKKIYGPVLTRKLFTDTMLPLSGRNSILGKSLVIYDDHGPIARGERLACSTIGGLYRLKAIAKDWFGNGEPVHIRGKLEFIQQSEYDVTDIEINLEGLDGKMSGYHIHMTPVEIDLEFPCEATSLYNYWNPLGVNSSNIPGSREGTSDQYEMGDLSGKFGTLDNRKKYITSYNDTLLPLFGPRSIFGHSVVIHKKEKNLRWACSTIERGYAPSEAVELRAIASFHHPQGFAYGYVKMSQLAYKDGSQSETVIEVKLRHPGNHDRNITKNHNWAIYVNPVGVDAAVKVKDTRCVAGGYIWNPYFTQLADPLNEDLYRQECGPDLPLRCQVGDISSRLGPINIGMERRVFTDPNFPLDGPVSAMGKSIVIMDRDFGNNRFACANIEPDNDIVKYANIRKPPRFVV; this is encoded by the exons TGATATCAGGAAATGCACTCAAGCTAGCAGCTTATATATCCGCTGGTGGTCTTCATGGAGAAGTCCGATTTGAACAAAAAACAGAGAAGTCGATAAGAATTCGATTCGCTTTACAAACGACACTTCAGTATCCAGATCAACAATGGTTCTGGTCTATTACACAATTTCCTGTCGACTACACAGTCATAGACGATCGATGCAGTCGTCGTCATCTTGGAGAAAG CATAATTGATCTGACGGATCTAGTTGGTCCATTGGAAATGCCTGGGAATGAAACAGGTTCTGTTGAAGTTCCAGGTGTAACTCTAACTGGTGAAAAGGGATTATGGGGTAAAGGTCTATTACTAAAAGATTCCTATACGTCCAGAATAATTTGTGCTTCTATCACg GTTTTTGAGAAAAATACAGAGAAATTCGCCGAAGCTCGTTTTTACGGCCCAGTAGCTGGAACAGTTTGGTTCCGATGGCTTGGTGGTCAAGCTGGTGACAATACCACCGATACTATCATTTATGCCGATTTGCATCATATCAATAACCAAAAGTTACAAATAGATTATACAGAACATCACTGGAAAATTTATGTGACtgatatttttaacattggCAAAG ATAAATCAAGTTGCAATATACTTCAAACAGTTTTCGATCCAGATAATGCTGGTCCTGGCAAATCTATCGGTGATGTTGACATGCGTTTAGGTAAAATAAAAGTTGCCGTAAAACAAAATCCAAAATATAAGACTTCTTATAGAGATCCAGAATTATCACTTCTACCGGCTGATCTTCTTGGACCACATCGATTATTGTACTTAGTTATTTTTCACCCTACGCACGACGACTCGTTCTTGGCTTGTGCTAAGATCAATCATCGTAAACCGATTCTTGCCAA AACATTAATTAGTTCTCGTGGCATAAAAGGTGAGATGACATTAAGCCAAGAAACTCCGTTTAATCCGACATGGAtcaatatatctctgacaccAGTCAATTTAGAAACGAGACTACGTTATGCCACTAAAGTAGCATATTACAGGATACATGAACTACCACCTGAACCAGCTAAATTTTTAGAAGATATCGGAGAACCGTGTTTGACAACTAAAAACATGTACAATCCGACTAAGATCGACGAGAAGACAGTACCACCAGCAGGTTTAGGAACTCAGGATCAATATAGCATTGGTGATTTGTCAGGAAAGCTTCAAGGTCGCAAGGAAGGATCTTATCATACTGATATTTTACCTGGAAGTGCAAAATTGCATGGTATTTATTGGGACGTATATCTGCCACTGTCAGGAATTCATAGTATCGTTCATCGATCTCTTGTAATTCACAA gtATAATGAAACtgataataaaggtataatACCATGGGTATGTGGTACTTTTGCTCTTCATTTACCACAAAATGCAGGACAAATCCCTATGTTTACGGCACAAGTGATCTTTAGATATCCAATagtaggaaaaataatattccgtCAACCAAAAAACAATCCTGAAGCTGATACAActattataattgaaaatttagtTCATGCCGATGGTAGTGCGCTGAATAATTCAGCCGAGCATAG ATGGATGGTACACGATAATCCTCCtggaaaagattattataattggacTGGCAGATGTCTAAGCGCTGGTGCACCTTACAATCCTCATAAA gtCGACTGGGATCCAAATCATACGAAATATTGTTCAACAGTTGAAGTCTCGTTATGTCGATTGGGTGACCTAACAAGACATGGCAAACTCGAAATTGCTGGGAAAAAGATCTATGGACCTGTTCTAACAAGAAAACTCTTCACAGATACGATGTTGCCACTTTCTGGACGAAATAGTATTTTAGGAAAGAGTTTAGTAATTTACGATGATCATGGACCAATTGCAAGAGGAGAAAGACTCGCTTGTTCGAc GATTGGTGGATTATATAGATTAAAAGCAATTGCTAAAGATTGGTTTGGTAATGGTGAACCTGTTCATATAAGAGGAAAATTGGAATTCATTCAACAAAGCGAATACGATGTCACGGACATTGAAATTAATCTTGAAGGACTTGATGGAAAAATGAGCGGATATCACATACATATG ACTCCGGTAGAAATAGATTTAGAATTCCCTTGCGAAGCTAcatctttatataattactgGAATCCGTTGGGTGTGAATTCAAGTAACATTCCAGGCTCTAGGGAAGGTACATCGGATCAATATGAAATGGGAGACCTTAGCGGAAAATTTGGTACTTTagataacagaaaaaaatatataacgagTTACAACGACACCTTGCTTCCATTGTTCGGACCTAGAAGCATTTTTGGTCACAGTGTAGTgattcataaaaaagaaaaaaatctaag atgGGCCTGTTCTACGATAGAAAGAGGATATGCACCATCTGAAGCGGTAGAATTACGAGCAATTGCTTCGTTCCATCATCCACAAGGATTTGCCTACGGTTATGTTAAAatg tcaCAACTGGCATATAAAGATGGTAGTCAAAGTGAAACAGTAATTGAAGTCAAATTACGACATCCAGGAAATCATGATcgtaatatt aCAAAGAATCACAATTGGGCTATATACGTTAATCCTGTTGGAGTGGATGCGGctgtaaaagtaaaagatactAGATGTGTCGCAGGTGGATACATATGGAATCCTTATTTTACTCAATTAGCAGATCCTttgaat GAAGATCTGTATAGACAAGAATGTGGTCCTGATTTGCCTTTAAGATGTCAAGTAGGCGACATTTCATCTCGTTTGGGACCAATCAATATAGGAATGGAAAGACGAGTTTTCACAGATCCAAATTTTCCATTAGATGGGCCAGTTTCTGCGATGGGAAaatcaatcgttattatggacaGAGATTTTGGAAATAATAGATTTGCTTGTGCTAATATTGAACCGGACAACGATATAGTAAAATATGCAAATATAAGAAAACCACCTCGTTTTGTCGTGTAg